The sequence below is a genomic window from Acidobacteriota bacterium.
CATCAGGAACGCGTTCTGCTGGTTCGGTTCGTGCTTGTTGATCACGGCGAGGCAGCAGCCGTCCGGGAAGAGCTGATGGAGCTCGTTCGCGTCGCGCGTCGAGAGGATGACCATGCGGCGCGGCGCGACGCCGCGCTCCTTCGCGAGCTCGAACATCTTCCGCCCGCCGAAGAGCGGCAGCTCGAGGTCGACCATGAGGAGTGAGACGTCCGGCCCGATGACCTCGAGCGCCTTGAGCGGGTCCTGGTACATCTCGACCGTAATCGCCGGGCCGTAGCGCGTGAGGAGGAGCGTGCGCCAGACCTCTGCGAAGAGCGCTTCGTGCTCGACGATGATGATCCGCTTGGGCTTGCCCACCGCGACCGGAATCTCCGAAGAGACCGGCTTGAGGTACGCCCCGGAGTCCTCGCGCGAGCTCATCGTGCCGGCCCGGAGCCGCGCGCGTAAACCTCGCGGCCGGCGACCCACGTCTTTTCGACGCGTCCCTTGAGCGTGCGCGCGATCCATGGCGAGTTCTTCGACCGGCTCTGGAAGCCGTCGGGCGTCACCGGCGTCGACTTCGTCGTCGAGAAGAGCACGACGTCGGCCGGGGCGCCCTCGGCGAGCGTCCCGTACGGGAGGGCGAAGGCCCGCGCCGGAGCTGTCGAGAGCACCTCGACGAGGCGCAGGAGCGTGATCGCGCGCGGCGCGAGGAGCCCGTCCACGAGCGCGGGCAGCGCCGTCTCGAGACCGGTCACGCCGAACGGGGCGTCGGCGAACTCGACGTTCTTCTCGTCCTCGTGGTGGGGCGCGTGGTCCGTCGCGACGCAGTCGATCGTCCCCTCGACGAGCGCGGCCACGAGGGCCGCCCGGTCGGCCTCGGAGCGCAGCGGCGGGTTCATCTTGAAGCGCGTGTCGTAGCCCGAGCGCGCGACGTCCTCGTCGGTGAGAAGAAGGTGGTGCGGCGTGACCTCGCACGTGACGGGAACGCCGAGCCTGCGGGCCGCGCGGATCGCCTCGAGGCTCTCGCGTGTCGAAACGTGCGCGATGTGAAGCCGGGCGCCCGTGAGCGCCGCGAGCTGGACGTCGCGAGCGACCATTGCGCTCTCGCCCACGTTGGGCCACCCCGCGAGGCCGAGGCGCGTCGAGGCCCAGCCCTCGTTCATGACGCCGGCGCCCACGATCGAGGGATCCTCCTCGTGGACGACGACCGGCAGAGAGAACATCGAGGCGTACTCGAGGGCGCGGCGCATGAGGTTGCCGTTCGCGATCGGCTTGCCGTCGTCGGAGATCGCGACGATTCCCTCCGCCTTCATCGAGCCGATCTCGGAGAGCTCGACGCCTTTGAGGCCCTTCGAGACGGCGCCGATCGGGAACACGCGGACGACGCCGGTCTCCCGGGCGCGCCGCACGATGAACGCGACGGTCGGCGCGTCGTCCGGGACGGGGTCCGTGTTCGCCATCGCGCACACGGTCGTGAATCCGCCCGCGGCCGCGGCGCGCGTGCCGCTCGCGATCGTCTCCTTGTATTCGAAGCCGGGCTCCCGGAGGTGCGTGTGCAGGTCCACGAACCCCGGGGCGACGACGAAGCCGGCGGCCTCGACGACCTCGGCGCCCTTGGCGGCGATCTTCTCGTCCACCTTCGCGATCACGCCGTCCTTCAGGAGGACGTCGAGCGTCTGGTCGAGGTTGCGCGAGGGGTCGACGACGCGCCCGCCCCGGAGAAGGACCGCTTCGCCGCTCATTCGTCGTCTCCGCTCGCGCCGATCAGGAGGTAGAGCACGGCCATACGCACGGCGACGCCGTTCTCGACCTGCTCGAGGATCACGGAGTCGGGGCCGTCCGCGACGGCCGAGTCGATCTCCACGCCGCGGTTCATGGGGCCGGGGTGCATCACGATGGCGTCCTTCTTCGCGAGCTTCCGGCGCTCCGGGGTCAGGCCGAACTGCTCGTAGTATTCGCGATCCGAGGGAAATCCGAGGCCGCCGCCGCGCTCCTTCTGGACGCGCAGGATCATCACCACGTCGGCCCCCTCGATCGCCTCCTCGATCCGGGTTGCGATCCGGGCGCCCGTCCGCTCGATCTCGGCCGGAAGCAGCGTGCGCGGCCCGCAGAGCGTCACGCCCGCGCCCATCTTCGTGAGGAGCGAGACGTTCGAGCGCGCGACGCGGCTGTTCGCGACGTCGCCGCAGATCGCCACGCGCAGGCCCGCGAGCGTGCCCTTCGCGCGGCGGATCGTGAAGGCGTCGAGAAGCGCCTGCGTGGGGTGCTCGTGCGTCCCGTCGCCGGCGTTCACGACGGCGCACGGGAGGTTCCGGGCGAGGAGGTGCGGCGCGCCGGAACGCGAGTGCCGGATCACGATCGCGTCGGGAGCCATCGCCATGAGGTTTCGTCCCGTATCGAGGAGCGTCTCGCCCTTGGCGACGGACGTCCCGACCGCCGAGAGCGCAATCGAGTCGGCCGAAAGGCGTCGCTCGGCGATCTCGAAGGAGAACCTCGTCCGGGTGGAGTTCTCGAAGAAGAGGTTCGCGACGAGCTTGCCGCGCAGCGTCGGGACCTTTTTGATCGCGCGCTGGTTGATCTCGCGCATGGATTCGGCGGTGTCGAGGACGAGGCGGATGTCGTCCTCGGTGATCCCGTCGATGTCGAGGAGGTCCTTCTTCGAAAGCGCGCGACGGGGTGTGGCGGGGACGGGGGAATCGGGACGCTTCGTCACGCCGCCCGGGCTCCTACTTCTTCCTCGGTCGCCGGCGGGCCGACGGAGTCTTCGCGGGCGCCGCTTTCGGGGAGGCTTTCGGCAGCGGCTTCGCGGCCTCGCGGTCGAGGAGCCACACGTCGTCCTCCCCGTCCGTCTCCCTGAACGTCACGGAGACGATCTCGGTCGCGGAGGTCGCGATCCGCTTGCCGACGTACTGGGCCTCGATCGGCAGCTCACGGCGGCCCCGGTCCATGAGGACCGCCAGGAGAATCTTGCGCGGGCGCCCGAAATCCAGGATCGCGTCCATGGCGGCCCGCACCGTCCGCCCGGTGAAGAGCACGTCGTCGCACAGGATCACGTTCCGCCCCTCGACCTTGAACGGGATCTCGGTCTTCTTGAGGACCGGCGAGGACGCGACGGTCGTCAGATCGTCGCGGTAGAGGGTGATGTCGAGCAGACCGACCGGGATCTTCACGCCCTCGGTGCGCTCGATCTCGGAGGCGAGGCGCTTCGCGAGCGGGACGCCGCGCGTCCGGATTCCGATGAGGACGAAGCCCTCGGTGCCCCCTTCGGCCTCGACGACCTCGTGCGACATGCGCGAAATCGCCCGCGCCATCCCGACGGCGTCGAGCAGGCGAACTTTGCGGTAGGTCCCCGCGGCCTCTCCCATGGGCGGGCGGACACTACCAACGCGTCCACTCCGCGTCAACGGCGCTCAGAACGGCCACGGTGCGGGCGGGAGCGCGAGTTCGCGCTCGCGGCGCGCCAGGAGACGCGGCTGCGGCGCGCCGGTCGCCACGATCGCCTCCTCGAGCGCACCACGGCGGCCGAAGTAGACGTCCGCGACGTACGCGCGCTGGAGAACGAGGGAGGGAGAAAGAGGCCAGAGACGAGGCGCCACCAGAGCCGCCACAGCCGCGATCGTCACG
It includes:
- the pyrR gene encoding bifunctional pyr operon transcriptional regulator/uracil phosphoribosyltransferase PyrR, with amino-acid sequence MGEAAGTYRKVRLLDAVGMARAISRMSHEVVEAEGGTEGFVLIGIRTRGVPLAKRLASEIERTEGVKIPVGLLDITLYRDDLTTVASSPVLKKTEIPFKVEGRNVILCDDVLFTGRTVRAAMDAILDFGRPRKILLAVLMDRGRRELPIEAQYVGKRIATSATEIVSVTFRETDGEDDVWLLDREAAKPLPKASPKAAPAKTPSARRRPRKK
- a CDS encoding dihydroorotase, with the translated sequence MSGEAVLLRGGRVVDPSRNLDQTLDVLLKDGVIAKVDEKIAAKGAEVVEAAGFVVAPGFVDLHTHLREPGFEYKETIASGTRAAAAGGFTTVCAMANTDPVPDDAPTVAFIVRRARETGVVRVFPIGAVSKGLKGVELSEIGSMKAEGIVAISDDGKPIANGNLMRRALEYASMFSLPVVVHEEDPSIVGAGVMNEGWASTRLGLAGWPNVGESAMVARDVQLAALTGARLHIAHVSTRESLEAIRAARRLGVPVTCEVTPHHLLLTDEDVARSGYDTRFKMNPPLRSEADRAALVAALVEGTIDCVATDHAPHHEDEKNVEFADAPFGVTGLETALPALVDGLLAPRAITLLRLVEVLSTAPARAFALPYGTLAEGAPADVVLFSTTKSTPVTPDGFQSRSKNSPWIARTLKGRVEKTWVAGREVYARGSGPAR
- a CDS encoding aspartate carbamoyltransferase catalytic subunit; this encodes MTKRPDSPVPATPRRALSKKDLLDIDGITEDDIRLVLDTAESMREINQRAIKKVPTLRGKLVANLFFENSTRTRFSFEIAERRLSADSIALSAVGTSVAKGETLLDTGRNLMAMAPDAIVIRHSRSGAPHLLARNLPCAVVNAGDGTHEHPTQALLDAFTIRRAKGTLAGLRVAICGDVANSRVARSNVSLLTKMGAGVTLCGPRTLLPAEIERTGARIATRIEEAIEGADVVMILRVQKERGGGLGFPSDREYYEQFGLTPERRKLAKKDAIVMHPGPMNRGVEIDSAVADGPDSVILEQVENGVAVRMAVLYLLIGASGDDE
- a CDS encoding histidine kinase, translating into MSSREDSGAYLKPVSSEIPVAVGKPKRIIIVEHEALFAEVWRTLLLTRYGPAITVEMYQDPLKALEVIGPDVSLLMVDLELPLFGGRKMFELAKERGVAPRRMVILSTRDANELHQLFPDGCCLAVINKHEPNQQNAFLMILDSIVKRH